The genomic stretch CTCCAATCACCAGGGGCCTTCCGTTACGCAGGTGCGCCTTCGCCGCCATCAGGACCGGAGAGTCCGTGATGGCCAGAGCCAGTTTAGCCAGGGTGTTGCCAGTGCATGGAGCAATCACGAGGCAGTCGAGAAGTCGCTTGGGCCCGATCGGCTCAGCCTGGGCTATAGTCTCTATTGTGCGGTTTCCGGTGAGTTTCTCGATCCTGTCCCGAATATCCTGCGCACGTCCGAACCGGGTGTCGGTGCGCGCAACCGACTCCGACATGATCGGGACTACCGACGCGCCCTCAGCCACCAGGCTCTCAATCTCCGGAAGGACCTCAGGGATGGTGCAGTGCGAGCCTGTGAGTGCGATCCCGATGCATTTGCCTTCGAGGGTCATCCGGCGACACCTCCAGTGGTCACCCACTACAGCGTGCGGCAGGCACTGATCCGCTGCCGCCGTTCGCAGTATATGGCTGGAGACACGCCGGTGTGTATGTCCGCCGACGGCCAGCGCCTGCTGATGAGGCGCGAGCGCGTCGACCTCTTCTTTATAGGGCCTAATCCATCAGCGAGTCAAGCCCAAGCACGACCATATCCGAGAGCATCACTCGCCTGATGGCTAGCAGGACCCCGGGCATGAACGAATCACGCCCCATGGAGTCGTGCCTGATGGTAAGGACCTGCCCGGGTCCGCCGAATATCACTTCCTGATGAGCTACAAGCCCGGGCAACCGCACTGAATGGATTGGCACTCCCTCAACTTCCACCCCACGCACGGCACTATCTCGCGCCCGGGCGCCAACTGCGTCGCCTCGACCGGAAGCCACCTCATGCGCGGTGGCCACAGAGGTGCCAGAGGGGAAATCCACCTTCCCGTCATGGTGCAGTTCGATTATCTCGCATGCAGGCATGTACTTGGCGGCTGCCCTCGCGAAGCGCATCATCAGGACCGCCCCGAGGGCGAAGTTCGGCACGATTGCACCCGCGACACGTTCCTTCGTTGCCTCATTCATCAGATCGCTGATCGCCTCTGGCCCCAGACCCGAGGTGCCTACCACGAACCTCACGTGATTCGCGATGGCAGTCATAGTGTTCTCCTGTGCTGCCCGCGCAATGGTGAAATCGACCATTACGTCAGGACGGCAGTCCCGAAGTGCGCCGTCGAGATCATCCCGAATCTCGACCCCGAGTGGGCCGACTCCAGCGACGACCCCTGCATCCTGCTTCACGAGGGAACGGTCTACCGCGCCTGCCAGTTCCATGCCTTCTGCTCTGACCACTGCGCGAACTACCTCTCGTCCCATTCGCCCAGCGGCGCCAGTTACCAGTACTCTTGGGTTGGACCCCATGGGCCAGACGCCCCCTTCCGTTATCCTATATGATAACACGGGCAGAAGGGCCGGTCGACGGCATGTGCTTAACACACACGTCGCGACCGGCCCGGACGCGCTTCCTGGCTACTGTGTTAGCCCTTGCCTAGTGAGTCTCCACATCGGACGCGCCGAAATCCCGCATTGTCTTCGCAGCAAGATCCACCTTATCGCCTGATGTGTCGACCACCGCAAGTATCTGCCCTTCACGCACCTTGCCCTCGTAGTACTTCCCTCGCTCGGCCGGGATCCCCATGTCAACCAGCCCACCGACGAGCCCTCCGCCTACCGCTCCAGTGAGGGTCGCAGCGAGCGGCCCTGCCGCCACTATTGGCCCGAGCCCCGGAATAGCCAGCGCGCCAAGACCAGCCAGAAGGCCTGTCACTCCTCCGAGGACCCCGCCGGTGGCTGTTCCGCCCATTGCAGCACCTGCATTGGACATCGTAGCGCCGCCACCCTGCTGGCCCTCTTTTCCGCCTCCGCCTCCGCCTCCGCTTTCACCTTTGGCAACCACGGATATCCTGTCCTGCGCGAGCCCGGAATCGCGCAACCGCCTGATGCAGGATTCAGCGTTATTGCGAGATGAGAAAGTGCCGATTACCCTGGACATCACTCAACCTCCTTGAAACGGAAACACTTGAACCCTGTGACTAGTGTCTCCAGGAGGTGTGAGTTCATTCCCGAGTTGGGATTCTCTCCTTCACCCTGAGGAACTGGACAATGAGCTTGTCAAGCTGGCCAGAGACAGCGTACGCTCTGCCAGACGCACATGCCGTCCCCTCCTTGATCACAATGTCGTGGAGTTCAGCGCGAAGAGCCTCGATATCCTGTCGGAGCAAGTCAAGTCGCTCCTCGATTGCCTCATCCATGGTGGGTTTTCGCACCTTCCTTCGGCGATCAGCCGGTGTGCCCGAATCCGCCATCTCCGCGTGCAGTCTCATCAAGCGACTCCGCCTCGGAGAGTTCCGCTCTTGTCACAGGCGCTATCACCAACTGAGCGATGCGGTCGCCGTGTCGGACAAAGAACTCCTCCTCGCCCAGATTTATGAGAACCACCGCGATCTCCCCGCGGTAGTCGGAATCTATGGTCCCCGGCGAATTGAGAACTGTCACGCCGCGCTTCGCCGCGAGTCCGCTCCTCGGGCGGACCTGTCCTTCATACCCTGGAGGCAGCGCTATGCGCCAGCCAGTGGGAACAAGACCACGGGCGCCTGGGGCGATGCTGACTTCCCCATCAAGGCAGGCCCGAAGATCGAGCCCAGAAGCCGACTCCGTCATGTAGCAGGGCAGCTCGGCACGGGGCTTCCCTGCACAGCGCATAACCTTCACAGCCAGGCGGCCTGCGGATCCGCCGCTCTGGGCAGGCTCTTCCGTATGCATGAGATCTCCTCCTTTGCTCCGGCGCCGGAAGGACGCCTCGGCTGTGATTCGTCTTGTTTGCCGCAACTCCTGCGAGAACTGCGAAATACATCGTACTATGGAAACCGAATCCATACTGCCCCCTATTTGCTTGAAGGATTTGCGAGTGAGGACTCGAAATCTGCATCTAGCTGCGCTGCGGCATATGAACCAGGAAACCACGGACGTCCATGGAGGGGAGGGAACCAAGTGCAGCCTAACGCAACCGCAACAGCTCTCGTCGTGCTCCTGTATCTAGCAAGTTCTCTAGCAGGCACTCACACTAGTAAGACGGGCTCCCAGGTCCCCACGCCGCCTGGCGTCCACACAACACAATCCACCCCCCAAGCACGAAACGACGCAGTCGAGGACATGGCAGGCCGCAGCGCAGCCGTCTCCGGCACGGCCAACGTCCGTTCAGGCCCTGGAACCAACTACCCGAAGATCGCGTCGCTGCCGAAAAACAGCCCACTGCACCTTCTGAGCGAGGTCAATGGATGGTGTCAGGTGAGCCTTCCATCTGGAGGGTATGGGTGGATCGCGCGGCGCCTGCTTACCCTCGGTCCTGACCCGAGCGGCAGCGAATCCGCCTCACGCGGCAGAGACGTCGTCGGTTACTACACTGTGGACTATCCTGGCGACAGGTCTTCATACAATGTAGTGCGCACCTACTCAGGCGCTCTCACAGCCATCGCGCCATTCTCCTTTTCGGTGGACCATGTTGGCAACATCGATGGGCAACACAGTGCAGAGGCACAGGAACTTGCAGCCTCCAGAGGCCTTACGAACCTTGCTTTGGTTCACAATCTCCGCGGGGATTCATTCAACCGCTCGGAGATCTCAGCGATGCTAAACTCCAAAGCAGCCAGGAAACGAGCGGCGGAGGGCATCCTCACCGTTTTGAAGACTCACCACTACGACGGTGTGAACATCGACTTCGAAAACGTTCCTCCGTCAGATCGGGCAGTGCTTACCCAGTTCATGCAGGAGCTTCACGCGAGTCTGTCCCCGCTTGGGTACAAGGTCACCATGTCTGCGCCTGCGAAGCATAGCGATTCCCCCAAGTCTTCATGGATCGGGGCTTTCGACTATTACCAGCTGGGCAGGGCAGTCGACCAGTTCATGATCATGACGTACGATGAACACACGTCTGGAACACCGGCAGGTCCAGTTGCATCGCTTCCGTGGGTCGAACGCGTGGTCAAATACGCAACCACCCAGATTCCGAAGGGGAAGATCCTCCTCGGGGTGGCCGCTTACGGATATGACTGGAACACCGCGACCAACCGGGCCAGGGCGCTGACCTACTCGAAGGCCATCTCGACTGCGGCGAAACACGGCAAGAAAGTGCTGTGGGATAACAAAGCGAAAACCCCCTACTTCCGCTACACGTCGGCTGGCGTCTCGCGGGAAGTGTGGTTCGAAAGCGCGGATAGCCTCAGCGCCAAGCTGGATATCGTGAAGAAGTACGACCTCGGAGGAATCGCCATCTGGAGACTGGGCCAAGAGGACACAGAATACTGGAAACTTATCAAGACCGAGCTGATCAGATAGACCACATAGCGAAAAACCCGCTCCCGCGGTCACCTGCTATCCATCGGCTTGCCCATTGGCAGCAACTCTGAGACCGTAACCGCCCGGTATCCCTTGTCCGATAGTGTAGCGAGGACGGCAGGGAGGGCCCGGGCGGTGGGCTCGGTAGGATGAACGAGTATGATGTTCCCGCCAGCCAGCCTTCGCTGCGACC from Clostridia bacterium encodes the following:
- a CDS encoding dipicolinate synthase subunit B, whose protein sequence is MTLEGKCIGIALTGSHCTIPEVLPEIESLVAEGASVVPIMSESVARTDTRFGRAQDIRDRIEKLTGNRTIETIAQAEPIGPKRLLDCLVIAPCTGNTLAKLALAITDSPVLMAAKAHLRNGRPLVIGVSTNDGLSGCARHIGTLLARRNVFFIPYGQDDPVGKPTSLVARMNEMEKTIEEALSGRQAQPMLIEKWRDARVGQQESCDR
- the dapB gene encoding 4-hydroxy-tetrahydrodipicolinate reductase, encoding MGSNPRVLVTGAAGRMGREVVRAVVRAEGMELAGAVDRSLVKQDAGVVAGVGPLGVEIRDDLDGALRDCRPDVMVDFTIARAAQENTMTAIANHVRFVVGTSGLGPEAISDLMNEATKERVAGAIVPNFALGAVLMMRFARAAAKYMPACEIIELHHDGKVDFPSGTSVATAHEVASGRGDAVGARARDSAVRGVEVEGVPIHSVRLPGLVAHQEVIFGGPGQVLTIRHDSMGRDSFMPGVLLAIRRVMLSDMVVLGLDSLMD
- a CDS encoding aspartyl-phosphate phosphatase Spo0E family protein; translation: MRLHAEMADSGTPADRRRKVRKPTMDEAIEERLDLLRQDIEALRAELHDIVIKEGTACASGRAYAVSGQLDKLIVQFLRVKERIPTRE
- the dut gene encoding dUTP diphosphatase, encoding MRCAGKPRAELPCYMTESASGLDLRACLDGEVSIAPGARGLVPTGWRIALPPGYEGQVRPRSGLAAKRGVTVLNSPGTIDSDYRGEIAVVLINLGEEEFFVRHGDRIAQLVIAPVTRAELSEAESLDETARGDGGFGHTG
- a CDS encoding glycosyl hydrolase family 18 protein, with the protein product MQPNATATALVVLLYLASSLAGTHTSKTGSQVPTPPGVHTTQSTPQARNDAVEDMAGRSAAVSGTANVRSGPGTNYPKIASLPKNSPLHLLSEVNGWCQVSLPSGGYGWIARRLLTLGPDPSGSESASRGRDVVGYYTVDYPGDRSSYNVVRTYSGALTAIAPFSFSVDHVGNIDGQHSAEAQELAASRGLTNLALVHNLRGDSFNRSEISAMLNSKAARKRAAEGILTVLKTHHYDGVNIDFENVPPSDRAVLTQFMQELHASLSPLGYKVTMSAPAKHSDSPKSSWIGAFDYYQLGRAVDQFMIMTYDEHTSGTPAGPVASLPWVERVVKYATTQIPKGKILLGVAAYGYDWNTATNRARALTYSKAISTAAKHGKKVLWDNKAKTPYFRYTSAGVSREVWFESADSLSAKLDIVKKYDLGGIAIWRLGQEDTEYWKLIKTELIR